Genomic segment of Bacteroidota bacterium:
GCTCTGGGGAGGCATATCGAGGTGTCATGTGCAAGGACGGTTGTGCACCGCTGAATGCGGAAATGCCAAAATCCATGATCACAGGAGCCTTGTCTCGAACCAGGATGTTTTCTGGTTTGAGGTCGCCATGGACGATGCCACGGGTATGGGCATATCCTACACCATCGCAAATCATTTGAAAGAACTGCAATATTTCCGGCTGCTCCCAGGTATGTATGACGTCAAAGGGTTCACCATTCACGTATTCCATGACCATGTAAGGGAAGTTACCTGGCGTTATCCCGGAATTGTAGAGCCGGCACAGGCGAGGATGCTCAAGGCCGGCGAGTAAATTTATCTCATGGGAGAACTGACTTACATTGGCAAATACCATTTTGCCAGGCTTCAGGATTTTGATCGCTACATTCCGATCAAACTGCCCATCAGCCCGCCTGGCCAAATAAATTACGCCCATGCCGCCGCGGCCGATCTCCCGGATAATCGTATAAACCCCAAGGGTGTCACCTGGTTTAAACTCTTCGCCTTCATCACCTAAAAGTGCATAGGCCGGCCGCGAAATCGGCCCGCTTTCGCAAGCCGACAAAGCCAACAGTTCTTTTACAGATTGGATGATGCTGGCATCTACCTGGAGGCCTTCGAAGTGTTGTTCACGGTTGACGGGGTCCAGGTCAAAAACGTCTTCAAATATGGCGTCGATTAGAACGCGGCGATCAACAGTAGTTGCTTTCTTCATCTTGCAATAGTTTAAGTAAGCGTGCCTTGGCCAGCGCCCATCTCCTTTTTACGGTAATAATAGAAAGGTCAGACACCTGCGCTATCTCATCATAGGTAAGCCCAGCGAAGAACCTGTATTCAACTATCTTGGCGAGGTTGGGACTTGAAGATTCCAGGATGAGCAGCGCCCGATGGACGTCCAGGATGGTCTCGTAATCTGGCTTGAGGGTGCTAATGGCTGCTGAAATAGTGACGCGTTCCAGTTTGCCGCCCCGCTTTGCGCGCTGTCGTTTTCTGGCGTAGTCAACAAGAATACGCCGCATATATATGCTGCAGATGGCAATGAAATGCGTTGGAGATTGGTAATTAGAGGCACTCCGGTTACTCATACGCTGATAGACTTCGTGTACCAAACCCGTTGCACTCAGGGTAATGTCTATTCTTTCGCCAGATAACTTTGAAGCTGCGAGTTTTTTTAGATCTGTGTAGACAGAGCAAAGATGCTCATCGATTTCGTCGTTCTTGCGGGTCATTAGATAGCGAAATATGAGCGTAGGCTTAACAATCGTGCAAATCCTGTAGCGCCTCGTGGATTGTTACGCGATGCCTACGCTGGTTTGTCTAGAACTGGCCTTGGTTTGCTTCCTCCTGATCCCCTTGCCGTTCTCCATCAAGTGAATGCATTGTATTGAACGAAGCAATGCATTGAACCGAGAAGCACAGTGCTGTCACCTAACTGTCGTTGCAGGTTCTCCCAAGTGCGTTCATCGCGGGAGCTAGCAATTTAGAATAGCATTATTTAGAAAAGCGTTGTTTCTTCCTACGCGGTATCAGTAAAGGCATAAATAGTTTAGCGGCAGTAAAGGGTTAGGCCGTTGTTCTTCCTGGCGGCCGGCTCCAGGTTAACGATCCCTAAGCATTGCCGGCCCTTTCATGCAGTGTTTGATACCAGGCTTGTTCTTTTAGCGCGGTTAAGGTTGACATTTCATTTTTGCTTAATCAAGTAACCCCTGTTAGCCATGGAGCACCTGTTGAATTGGTCGTACAGCGAAACCCTCAAATCTTTTAGTAAGAGAAATGAAAAGGGTGTCTATTTACTCGTTTACAACGGTTGGATTCCGCGTGTTGTATATGTGGGTCGGGCAATGGACGGCGGCGGATTTACCGAACAATGGTCTACCCTCAGAGCAGATCTCCGAACGGGCAACATGACCTGTTGGAAGCCAGATACAGCAGAAGATGTCTATGAGCTGATGAATAAATCCCACGCAGAAGTATTGTACTACGCCGGGCTGTCTTTACAACGAAAAGCCTGGTTTGTTGGCAATGAATGCGGCCTCGGAAAGTGGGGTGACAAATTTGACGAATATTGGAAAAACTACGTCGAAGTGTATATCGAAAATCTAGAGCTGTGGAGTTGCCCAATCTCGAATGAAACTGCAGCCATTACGCTTGAAAACCAGATTACCTGTGCGCTCGGTGCCAACTTCCAATTGGGGTACTTGAAAGATCAGCGGCGAAACTGGCTCGGCCAGATTACAGCCAATCGGAATGAATTTAAGAACCACACATTCCACTTCGAAAAACTTCCGTGCATTGAGTCTGAAGTATCAAACGTGCTTGGTGATTTGAAGGCTTTCTTGTAGCGTAATCCGTATGTGGAGAGGAAAGCCGTATCTCAACAAGCTGTTGATGTGGCTAATTGCGTCGCAACATTGAAAAGATGGATCAGGTTACAAAACGATCGATACCTGGTTACCGTTTGTAGCTACTTCTTTCACGCTCCCCGTCAATACAAACGCATCTGTATTAACCGCACCCTTTACTGCCACAATAGCATTAGCCGGCACATCCACGCCAAAAATCCCCTCGCGTTTTACCGTATCAACCAACACCGGGGTGACGACATGGATCGACAAATTCGATGTTGTACTAAAGGCGGCGCTGATGGGGACGAGATTGTAAATGGTGCGACCATTTCCAAGCGGTGTCACCCCAAACGCGGTGAATCCAAGATCTGGTGGCGCATCTGATCGTGCGCCATACTAGATCACCTCCCGGGTTTTGGTTAATGATGCGGAGTGTTTCTTCGATCAGGTCGGCAGATGCCGATGCCGATTTGATGGGTGGATGTTCGGCAAGCAGCTCACGCATGCGTTTGCGTCCGCGTGCCAGGCGCATTTTGGTAGCAGACAGGCTGCGGTCTTTTTGGATGGCTGCAATTTCTCGCAGTTTGAAGCCTGCAACTTCGTGCAGTAGCAAGGTCTCCCGTTGCTTGATATCCAGTTGGGCCAATGCTGCCAGGAGTGGCCCTTTCCAGTCGAAGTGCTCGTAGTCGTCGTACAGGCTTTCACGAACCGGGTCTACATCGCTCAACGGCAGCGCGCGGCGTACAACCCGGCGCCGGCGCTCCATCAGGAATGCGCGTTTGACGATGCGGAAGAGCCAGGGGCGAAAGCGGTTGACATCCTGCAGGGTAGCTGCTTTTTCGTAAGCAGTTGTGAGTACATCCTGCAACACATCCTCTGCAGCCGAAGCGGGGTAGGGCGCGCAGAGCAGCCGGCAATAGCGCACCACATCTTCATAGTGCGGCCGCAGGTGTGTTATTAACGCGTTGGGTGTCAAGATGCAGACGCCAGGTAAGGGTTTGACTTTTGATTACCTTAAAGATGCGTAGCTGCTAGAAAGGGTCACACGGGTTGGGCTGTTTAAGTTTGCAAGTTTAAGGTTGCAGGTATTTGGCGTACCCTAGAAGTCCACAATAATCCCGATGACTGGAATGAATGCGCCCTCATCGTCTGCGAGGAGGTCCAGCTGCCGTGGTGTCACAAACGCGCCCGTTTCAGTGCGCCGTAGTACGTATTCCGGCGCCTGGGGGGCGGCCTGTGCGAGGGCGTTTTGGAATTCCAGAAATACATCAAGCGAGAGCCGTGGGAAATTCCAGCGTCTGTCAATGCGCACATCCAGCTGACTGAATGCACCGAGTTTTTCTTCACCGAGCCGGCTGTAGTCTGGTACAATTTCCGGGTAGACGTTGCGGGTTGCTTCGAGGTCTGTGGGCACAAATGGCGTCTGGCCGGCAAAGCGGTAGCGGGCGCTTAGCTCCCAGTTGTTGGGCAGTTTGTATCCCCCGGTAAAGGAAATCAGGTGCCTGCTGTCCCACGACGAACTGATGTACGTGGACCGATCAAATCCAGTGAACTCGCTATGGTAAAATGTATACGACAAAATGCCATAGAAATTGTTGGTCAGTTTCTGCTGGAAAAGCAATTCAGCGCCATAGCTGCGGCCACGCCCTACGGTTTCGACGGCCTCGTTGCCCAATACCTCAAAATCAGCCCCAAGGTTGGCAAGTGAAACACTGTCCTGCACGGAAACCGGGTAGTTGTCGTAAACCTTCAGGAAGCCTTCGAGGCTTACGCTGGACGCAGGACTGAAGAAGTACTCCAGTCCCAATACAAAGTGATCGCTCTGTGTGTATTTGACGTCTTTGTTGACAAGCTGATCAGCAGCGCGAAAGCCAAGGATGGTATAGGGGGGCAATTTGAAATACCGTCCCAGTGTCATGTTGAGCTTCCAGTCCGCAGTGAATGCATACGACGTACTCAGGCGTGGGGAGAACGTGTCGAGCAGGCTGTTGCCTTCGGTATAGCTGTCGCCATCCATACGCAAGCCCATCGAGATGTCAAGCCTGTTGTTCAGGAAAGACCGCGTCGCATTAGCGTGGACGCCGTATTTTACAAAGTCGATTTCGGTTTCATAGGAAAAACCCTGATTGAGGTCGGTTGTGGTGTTTTCGTAGCGGCTCAATTGCGTGTTGAAGCCGCCCAACAACTTCCAGTCGCCGGCAAAGTAAGTGAGGCTGTATCGTAGCTTCGTTTCGATTTCGCGCGCATCATTGTTGAAAAATAGGCCAGTTTGTGTGGCGTTATCTTCAAATCTCGAGAAATCGTTGATGAGCAAGTTGTTGCTCAGCGTGGTTTGCATGAACCCGGGTGCATCGCGCAGCCGGCGCTTCCAGGAAATTCCAATGGTATTCGTTTGCTGTTCGATAAACGGCGCCTGATCGAGCGAGGCCTGCTCAGAAGCTTCCAGGTCGTCGCTTGATGCTACAGCAAAGTCATCAATCGATCCCAGTCCGATGAGATTAATGGTGTTATAGTCATCAATTTTATGTGTGATCTTGTACTGATAGTCCCAGTAATCCGGCCGTATGGGCAGGCCGATCAGTTCGAATAAAAACCGCAGGTAACTGCGGCGCACGGAGGCCATAAAGCTTGTGTTGCTTGCAACATTGGATCCTTTGAATAAGGGGCCATCGAGGGTGAGCGCTACGTCGCTTGCGCTTAGTCGAAAGTTACTGCTGAAACTGCGCCGGTTGCCTGCGCGCTGGTCAAACTGTAAAACCCCTGAAAGCGCGTTGTCGTACTGTGCACCAAAGGCCGACGTGGCAAGTGTGACTTCGTCGATAAAGGCTACATTGAGCATGCCCACCGGACCACCGCCGCTGCCCTGTGTGCTAAAATGGTTGATGTTTGGTATTTCGACGCCATCCAGATAGTAGACCGACTCGTTGGGCGCGCCTCCGCGGATGATGAGGTCATTGCGAAAGCCACCAGTGGAAGGGGAGATGCCGGGCAGGGTCTGCGCTACCTGAACCACATCGTTATTACCACCCGGATAGGTGGCAATTTCGACCGCCGTAAGCGTCTGTGTAGAAAGGGGAGCTTCGCGGGCACGGGTGATGACGTTGGGATCAGGACGCACTTCGACGCCTTCCAGTTCAATAGCTGTTTCTGAAAGGGTGAAGTTGTACAGCTGATTCCCTACAGACTTCACCTGTATGTTGAACTTCGTTTGCGATTCAAAACCCACGAAGCTTGCTATCAGGTTGTAGGTGCCCGGGGTGACACCCGTAATTGTATAGTATCCCTCCAAATCGGTTGTTGAACCAATCGTGGTGCCTTCCAGGAAAACTGTAGCCCCCGTTAGCGGGGCGCCGGTTTCGTCTATGACGTTGCCGGAAATGACAACAGTTACCTGGGAGAAAACGGGGACCGGCTGCAACCAAAACAATGCAGCGGCCAAGCAATACAGCGCAAAACGGTGGTTCAAGAATATGTACTTTTTAATGTGATTTATTCCAGCAACAAGTACACAGAAGCCGGCTGTTATACCTCACCATTGGCTACTGTATCGAATCAGGACTGTTGCCGGAAAAAAAGCAGACCAATGCTTGCAACCACAAGTTCAATGATGGTTGCAGCAACAATTCCGCTGGCGGGAATGCCATCCAGTAAAAAGCCCACAAGGCGAGCCAATCCGAAGGTGCCGTATACGAGGATTGTTAAGTCTACAGCCTGGCTGCGCAGTTTAGTGCGGAAAGCGCCGGCAAGAATGATTAGGGCGCTACCCAATAGCAGGCCACCCGGTGCGCGTAATTCAGATAGCAGGTTTGGATCTGCACCCAAAAAAATGCCATTGCTGGCGTGAAAGGCATGGGGCGTAAAGAGGATGCCAATGCCAATGGCCAGTAACAATACGCCGGCTACAAAAAGGAAAATGGCGGTTGAACGCGTGGTTGAAACAACGGGGTTAGCGTCTATAAGAGAATTAGTTTGCATTGTGATATTGAGGTTTGATTGTGATTTCCCTCAATATCGCTGGCATCGCAGGGATATTTCTTGGTAGGGCGCGCCAA
This window contains:
- a CDS encoding TonB-dependent receptor; the encoded protein is MNHRFALYCLAAALFWLQPVPVFSQVTVVISGNVIDETGAPLTGATVFLEGTTIGSTTDLEGYYTITGVTPGTYNLIASFVGFESQTKFNIQVKSVGNQLYNFTLSETAIELEGVEVRPDPNVITRAREAPLSTQTLTAVEIATYPGGNNDVVQVAQTLPGISPSTGGFRNDLIIRGGAPNESVYYLDGVEIPNINHFSTQGSGGGPVGMLNVAFIDEVTLATSAFGAQYDNALSGVLQFDQRAGNRRSFSSNFRLSASDVALTLDGPLFKGSNVASNTSFMASVRRSYLRFLFELIGLPIRPDYWDYQYKITHKIDDYNTINLIGLGSIDDFAVASSDDLEASEQASLDQAPFIEQQTNTIGISWKRRLRDAPGFMQTTLSNNLLINDFSRFEDNATQTGLFFNNDAREIETKLRYSLTYFAGDWKLLGGFNTQLSRYENTTTDLNQGFSYETEIDFVKYGVHANATRSFLNNRLDISMGLRMDGDSYTEGNSLLDTFSPRLSTSYAFTADWKLNMTLGRYFKLPPYTILGFRAADQLVNKDVKYTQSDHFVLGLEYFFSPASSVSLEGFLKVYDNYPVSVQDSVSLANLGADFEVLGNEAVETVGRGRSYGAELLFQQKLTNNFYGILSYTFYHSEFTGFDRSTYISSSWDSRHLISFTGGYKLPNNWELSARYRFAGQTPFVPTDLEATRNVYPEIVPDYSRLGEEKLGAFSQLDVRIDRRWNFPRLSLDVFLEFQNALAQAAPQAPEYVLRRTETGAFVTPRQLDLLADDEGAFIPVIGIIVDF
- a CDS encoding serine/threonine-protein kinase, whose protein sequence is MKKATTVDRRVLIDAIFEDVFDLDPVNREQHFEGLQVDASIIQSVKELLALSACESGPISRPAYALLGDEGEEFKPGDTLGVYTIIREIGRGGMGVIYLARRADGQFDRNVAIKILKPGKMVFANVSQFSHEINLLAGLEHPRLCRLYNSGITPGNFPYMVMEYVNGEPFDVIHTWEQPEILQFFQMICDGVGYAHTRGIVHGDLKPENILVRDKAPVIMDFGISAFSGAQPSLHMTPRYASPEQINQLSITTQSDIYSLGLIFSEYTKRFGHAELTAISNKATATDPIERYLTLDSFSSDIVNVLTSQPVSAVK
- a CDS encoding RNA polymerase sigma factor encodes the protein MTPNALITHLRPHYEDVVRYCRLLCAPYPASAAEDVLQDVLTTAYEKAATLQDVNRFRPWLFRIVKRAFLMERRRRVVRRALPLSDVDPVRESLYDDYEHFDWKGPLLAALAQLDIKQRETLLLHEVAGFKLREIAAIQKDRSLSATKMRLARGRKRMRELLAEHPPIKSASASADLIEETLRIINQNPGGDLVWRTIRCATRSWIHRVWGDTAWKWSHHLQSRPHQRRL
- a CDS encoding DUF4345 domain-containing protein yields the protein MQTNSLIDANPVVSTTRSTAIFLFVAGVLLLAIGIGILFTPHAFHASNGIFLGADPNLLSELRAPGGLLLGSALIILAGAFRTKLRSQAVDLTILVYGTFGLARLVGFLLDGIPASGIVAATIIELVVASIGLLFFRQQS
- a CDS encoding ECF-type sigma factor — translated: MTRKNDEIDEHLCSVYTDLKKLAASKLSGERIDITLSATGLVHEVYQRMSNRSASNYQSPTHFIAICSIYMRRILVDYARKRQRAKRGGKLERVTISAAISTLKPDYETILDVHRALLILESSSPNLAKIVEYRFFAGLTYDEIAQVSDLSIITVKRRWALAKARLLKLLQDEESNYC